From a single Nematostella vectensis chromosome 3, jaNemVect1.1, whole genome shotgun sequence genomic region:
- the LOC116618135 gene encoding hatching enzyme 1.2-like gives MIKMKWVLIAALLGAAIADVPENRRVHDKNLFQGDIVLTPLQRMAVDTGRDPTEVGRGAFRGNLWPNGVMPYTIASSLSGNSRAMASIRAGMKLWTDTTCITFKPRTTERNYVEFFQGSGCYSNVGVAGGRQQLSLASGCWYQGTTSHEIAHALGFYHEQSRPDRDQYVQIIWANIPSGVRYNFNKMTTSQINALGTPYDYGSVMHYDRTAFGSGRETIRPLKAGVTTLGNRQGPTAIDIKQMNLLYKCSGGGGTGATKPPVTQAPVTQAPSGCSDHHSSCSYWASIGECNKNPNYMLVNCKKSCGKCGGSSCSDTDQRCAYWGNFCLSNDYVQKYCRKTCRLC, from the exons AGAATCGCCGAGTTCATGACAAGAACCTGTTCCAGGGGGACATAGTGTTGACTCCTTTGCAGAGGATGGCAGTGGACACGGGAAGGGACCCCACTGAGGTTGGGCGTGGCGCATTCAGGGGGaacttgtggcccaatggggTCATGCCCTACACAATCGCCAGTTCGCTCA GCGGCAATTCCCGTGCGATGGCGTCGATCCGTGCTGGAATGAAGCTATGGACTGATACGACTTGCATCACATTCAAACCCAGAACCACCGAGAGAAACTACGTCGAGTTCTTTCAGGGATCTGG ATGTTACTCCAACGTTGGCGTCGCTGGAGGAAGGCAGCAGCTCTCATTGGCTAGTGGCTGCTGGTACCAGGGCACAACTTCGCACGAGATCG CGCATGCGCTCGGTTTCTACCACGAGCAGTCTCGTCCGGACAGGGACCAATACGTGCAGATCATCTGGGCCAACATTCCCTCAG GCGTGCGATATAACTTCAACAAGATGACCACCTCCCAGATCAACGCTCTGGGGACACCATACGACTATGGTTCCGTCATGCACTACGATCGCACAGCCTTCGGAAGTGGCAGAGAAACCATTCGGCCCCTCAAAGCAGGC GTCACCACTCTTGGCAACAGACAGGGACCAACAGCCATTGACATCAAGCAGATGAATCTGCTGTATAAGTGCAGCGGTGGAGGAG GTACCGGTGCAACTAAACCCCCGGTAACGCAAGCTCCTGTCACGCAAGCGCCATCAG GCTGCAGCGATCACCACTCGAGCTGTTCGTACTGGGCCAGTATCGGGGAGTGCAATAAGAACCCTAACTACATGTTGGTAAACTGCAAGAAAAGCTGCGGCAAATGCGGCGGAT CTTCATGTTCTGATACCGACCAGAGGTGCGCTTATTGGGGAAACTTCTGTTTATCGAATGATTACGTGCAGAAGTACTGCAGAAAAACGTGCAGACTCTGCTGA
- the LOC5512101 gene encoding uncharacterized protein LOC5512101, translating into MKLVLIVALLGVAMADVPENRRVHDKNLFQGDIVLTPLQRVAVDTGRDPTEVGRGAFRGNLWPNGVMPYTIASSLSE; encoded by the exons ATGAAGTTGGTGCTGATTGTTGCGCTGCTTGGCGTCGCGATGGCTGATGTACCAG AGAATCGCCGAGTTCATGACAAGAACCTGTTCCAGGGGGACATAGTGCTGACTCCTTTGCAGAGGGTGGCAGTGGACACGGGAAGGGACCCCACTGAGGTTGGGCGTGGTGCATTCAGGGGGaacttgtggcccaatggggTCATGCCCTACACAATCGCCAGTTCGCTCAGTGAGTAA